In Synergistes jonesii, one DNA window encodes the following:
- the ilvD gene encoding dihydroxy-acid dehydratase: MNSDKAKKGYLRSPHRSLMKAAGYTDWEIERPWIGIANAYNAIIPGHVHLRTITEAVKAGVYAAGGLPIEFPVIGVCDGIAMNHEGMKFSLPSRELIMDSVEIMTRAHALDGLVLVPNCDKIVPGMAMAAAELNLPAVVVSGGPMLAGRHRERTLDLNSVFEGVGMRSAGKIDDAGLAEIEDNACPGCGSCSGMFTANTMNCMMEALGLALPGNGTIPAVHAGRVRLAKDAGRAVMKLVEKNIRPRDILTADAFRNAVAVDLALGGSTNTSLHLPAIAWAAGLELALDVFNEMGAYIPHLCSMSPGGAHHIEDLWRAGGVQALMAQLLKAGMIKGETITATGRTTAENLAGAEAADAEVIRPMDSPYHKEGGLAFVKGTLAPLGGVVKQSAVAPEMLVHKGPARVFDGEEAASAAIMANKINDGDVVVIRYEGPKGGPGMREMLTPTSAIMGQGKGGTVALVTDGRFSGATRGAAIGHVSPEAAVGGPIGLVEEGDVVSINIPERRLDLLVSEEELAARRKKFKPAEQPTDSPFLSRYRAFATSGVEGGVLKKQ; the protein is encoded by the coding sequence ATGAACAGCGACAAAGCGAAAAAAGGATACCTTCGCAGTCCGCACCGCTCTCTTATGAAGGCGGCCGGCTACACCGACTGGGAGATAGAACGCCCGTGGATCGGCATCGCGAACGCCTATAACGCGATAATCCCCGGGCACGTGCACCTGCGCACGATAACCGAGGCGGTCAAGGCCGGCGTATACGCGGCCGGCGGCCTTCCGATAGAATTCCCCGTCATCGGTGTATGCGACGGCATAGCGATGAACCACGAAGGAATGAAATTCTCTCTGCCGAGCCGCGAGCTGATAATGGATTCCGTCGAAATAATGACGCGGGCGCACGCGCTCGACGGGCTCGTACTCGTGCCCAACTGCGACAAGATCGTGCCCGGCATGGCGATGGCCGCCGCGGAGCTCAACCTGCCCGCCGTAGTCGTCTCGGGCGGCCCGATGCTCGCGGGACGGCACAGGGAGCGCACGCTCGACTTGAACAGCGTATTCGAAGGCGTGGGGATGCGCAGCGCCGGAAAAATCGACGACGCAGGGCTTGCCGAAATAGAAGACAACGCCTGCCCGGGCTGCGGCTCCTGCTCCGGAATGTTCACCGCCAACACGATGAACTGCATGATGGAGGCCCTCGGCCTCGCGCTCCCGGGCAACGGCACGATACCGGCGGTGCACGCCGGCAGAGTCCGCCTTGCGAAAGACGCCGGCCGTGCGGTGATGAAACTCGTGGAGAAAAACATCCGCCCGCGCGACATACTGACGGCGGACGCCTTCCGCAACGCCGTCGCAGTCGACTTGGCGCTCGGCGGCTCGACCAACACCTCGCTGCACCTCCCAGCTATAGCCTGGGCGGCTGGGCTCGAACTGGCGCTCGACGTATTCAACGAGATGGGCGCCTACATACCGCACCTCTGCTCGATGAGCCCGGGCGGCGCGCACCACATCGAGGACCTGTGGCGCGCAGGCGGCGTCCAGGCCCTGATGGCACAGCTTCTCAAAGCCGGAATGATAAAGGGCGAAACTATCACCGCGACGGGCCGAACGACCGCGGAAAATCTCGCCGGCGCGGAAGCCGCCGACGCGGAAGTGATACGTCCGATGGACAGCCCCTACCACAAAGAGGGCGGCCTCGCCTTCGTCAAGGGCACGCTCGCGCCGCTCGGCGGCGTCGTCAAGCAGTCCGCCGTAGCGCCGGAGATGCTCGTCCACAAGGGGCCGGCGCGCGTCTTCGACGGCGAAGAGGCCGCAAGCGCCGCGATCATGGCCAACAAAATAAACGATGGCGACGTCGTCGTGATACGCTACGAGGGGCCGAAGGGCGGCCCGGGGATGCGCGAGATGCTCACGCCTACTTCCGCGATAATGGGGCAGGGCAAAGGCGGAACTGTGGCGCTCGTTACCGACGGGAGATTCTCCGGCGCGACGCGCGGCGCGGCCATCGGGCACGTATCGCCCGAAGCCGCGGTAGGCGGCCCGATAGGGCTCGTCGAAGAGGGAGACGTCGTTTCGATAAACATACCCGAAAGGCGCCTCGACCTGCTCGTCTCGGAAGAAGAGCTCGCGGCGCGCCGCAAAAAATTCAAGCCGGCCGAACAGCCGACCGACAGCCCTTTCTTGAGCCGCTACAGGGCCTTCGCGACCTCCGGCGTAGAGGGCGGCGTGCTGAAAAAACAATAA
- a CDS encoding Lrp/AsnC family transcriptional regulator encodes MGRNRVINLDDTGWKILSELQQNPRIPYREIGRRVNLSCSSVLERIRRMEEEGIIQNYQVVLDALKIGYTIQAIIKIKFYSLNDEEILLEKLKSNAYVRQLWVTTGESDFIMETVFPAMEGMNDFLVMLGKHGRTFSSIVIDKPIFNAQLYPPARMDGL; translated from the coding sequence TTGGGACGCAACAGAGTTATCAATCTGGACGACACTGGGTGGAAAATTTTAAGCGAACTGCAGCAAAATCCCAGAATCCCCTACCGGGAAATCGGCAGAAGGGTGAACTTATCCTGCTCCTCCGTTTTAGAAAGAATCAGGCGCATGGAAGAAGAGGGAATCATACAAAATTATCAGGTCGTCTTAGACGCTCTAAAGATAGGATACACGATACAGGCGATAATAAAGATTAAATTTTATTCTCTGAACGACGAGGAAATACTTTTAGAGAAGCTCAAGTCAAACGCTTATGTCAGGCAGCTATGGGTCACAACGGGCGAGAGCGATTTTATAATGGAAACAGTCTTTCCCGCCATGGAGGGCATGAACGATTTCCTCGTGATGCTGGGAAAGCACGGGCGGACCTTTTCATCGATCGTAATAGACAAGCCGATCTTCAACGCGCAGCTTTATCCGCCGGCGCGTATGGACGGCCTGTAG
- the nhaC gene encoding Na+/H+ antiporter NhaC has product MSLSSNIEKADPRGREPSLCESVAVIAAVAAIVMFCVVKLELDAHIPLFICILLVILLGLRLGNKWQVLEDGYVSAVNAATSAFFILMMVGIMIGVWMTSGVISTMIDYGLAILTPKTFLIISLLICSIVSLATGSSWGTAASIGVALMGVGAGLGISPGMTAGAIVSGSYFGDKMSPLSDTTNLAPAVSGAKLYDHIKSMFYTTGTSYVIALILFTVITFSINVSGDYDPARIVEIRKALASIQDINPLLLLPPIVVIASTLVKVPAIPGMMLGIVSGALCGMFIQGESFAGIIEAAQYGYTGSVSADVFGKEIAEMVNGLLTRGGLQGMMWTISLSWIAIGFGGILEAVGYLNVILNASVRVLSKPGNLIAATVLSCIGVNLFVGDQYIAIVLPGRLMKPAYERAGMAPYMLSRTLEDAGTLSSSLIPWTTCGAYMSGTLGVATLSYAPYAILNWVNPLVAIVFGYLGLFVFYSKKES; this is encoded by the coding sequence GTGTCATTGAGTTCCAACATTGAAAAAGCCGATCCCCGGGGAAGAGAGCCCAGTCTCTGCGAATCGGTTGCGGTAATAGCCGCCGTTGCGGCTATTGTGATGTTTTGCGTCGTGAAATTGGAGTTGGATGCCCATATCCCCCTGTTCATATGCATTCTTTTGGTGATCCTCTTAGGATTGCGCCTGGGGAATAAATGGCAGGTACTGGAAGACGGATACGTCTCCGCGGTAAACGCGGCCACCTCGGCATTTTTTATCCTCATGATGGTCGGTATCATGATAGGCGTCTGGATGACTTCCGGCGTAATCTCTACAATGATCGACTACGGGCTTGCCATTTTGACTCCTAAAACATTTTTGATAATCTCTCTGCTGATCTGCAGCATAGTCTCGCTGGCGACGGGCTCCTCCTGGGGCACCGCGGCCAGCATCGGCGTAGCTTTAATGGGAGTGGGGGCCGGCTTAGGGATATCTCCCGGCATGACGGCCGGCGCGATAGTCTCCGGCTCATACTTCGGAGATAAAATGAGCCCCCTTTCGGATACGACCAACCTGGCTCCCGCCGTCTCCGGCGCCAAATTATACGATCATATCAAGTCGATGTTCTATACGACGGGCACCAGCTACGTCATAGCGTTGATACTCTTCACCGTTATCACCTTCTCCATCAACGTTTCTGGTGATTACGACCCGGCGAGGATCGTTGAGATAAGGAAGGCGCTGGCCTCCATCCAGGACATCAACCCCTTGCTGCTGCTGCCGCCGATCGTGGTAATCGCCTCTACCCTCGTAAAGGTTCCCGCCATTCCTGGGATGATGCTGGGGATCGTCTCCGGCGCGCTGTGCGGGATGTTTATTCAGGGAGAAAGCTTTGCCGGCATCATAGAGGCGGCTCAGTACGGGTACACCGGAAGCGTATCGGCTGACGTTTTCGGCAAAGAGATCGCGGAGATGGTCAACGGCCTGCTGACGCGGGGCGGACTGCAGGGAATGATGTGGACGATTTCGCTGAGCTGGATAGCCATAGGCTTCGGGGGGATCCTTGAGGCAGTGGGCTACCTGAACGTCATTCTGAACGCCTCCGTCAGGGTACTTTCGAAGCCCGGCAATCTCATTGCGGCGACGGTGCTGTCGTGCATCGGTGTAAACCTCTTCGTAGGAGATCAGTATATAGCCATCGTGCTGCCCGGCCGCCTCATGAAGCCGGCGTATGAGAGGGCCGGCATGGCTCCCTATATGCTTTCAAGGACGCTTGAAGACGCCGGTACGCTCTCATCTTCGCTCATACCCTGGACGACCTGCGGAGCTTACATGTCGGGTACCCTGGGGGTGGCCACGCTGTCATACGCCCCATATGCGATCTTGAACTGGGTAAATCCGCTGGTAGCGATAGTATTCGGATATCTGGGACTCTTCGTATTCTATTCCAAGAAGGAAAGTTAA
- a CDS encoding saccharopine dehydrogenase family protein yields MKKKVTVLGNGLVGSVMALDLAADEGYEVTVCDARKDKLEETVLKSKGKIKGRSDVDFASPASISAAVKGQDLVIGAVPGSLGYQMLGAVIRAGVNMSDISFMGEDYRDWDAEAKKYGVTTFEDVGVAPGSSSVLIGYACSRLDEVEDVTYYVTGLPTSPQEPYNYKLVFSPDDLVEEYVRPARTKKDGKIVSVPALSGCKIVDFKIPGLKLPKMEGFFTDGSRTLLDTIPSPNVTEYTLRYPGTAARMEFLREIGLFSLEPVKINGANIRPRDVFAKLAYPKMELGKEENEFTFYYVEVTGKKDGKRLQYQFSLYDEKDKETLYPSMSRTTGFPCVIVGKLIAEGVLNNPGVNPPEEVGKNAKAVEIFIDELKKRNVKIHQNVVEL; encoded by the coding sequence ATGAAGAAAAAGGTTACCGTGCTCGGCAACGGCCTCGTGGGTTCCGTAATGGCGCTGGACCTTGCCGCGGACGAAGGATATGAGGTCACGGTCTGCGATGCCAGAAAGGACAAGCTTGAGGAGACGGTTTTAAAGTCGAAGGGGAAAATCAAGGGAAGAAGCGACGTAGACTTCGCCTCGCCGGCCTCCATAAGCGCGGCCGTAAAGGGGCAGGACCTCGTGATCGGGGCTGTTCCCGGATCCCTCGGCTACCAGATGCTGGGCGCCGTGATCAGGGCGGGCGTCAACATGTCGGACATCTCCTTCATGGGGGAGGACTACCGCGACTGGGACGCGGAAGCAAAAAAATATGGGGTCACCACCTTCGAAGACGTCGGCGTGGCGCCCGGCTCCTCCAGCGTCCTGATAGGATACGCCTGTAGCCGGCTGGACGAAGTGGAGGATGTGACATACTATGTCACCGGCCTGCCGACCTCTCCGCAGGAGCCTTATAACTACAAACTCGTCTTCTCGCCCGACGACCTTGTGGAGGAGTATGTCAGGCCGGCGCGGACGAAGAAAGACGGAAAAATAGTCAGCGTTCCGGCGCTTTCCGGCTGTAAGATCGTAGACTTCAAAATTCCCGGGCTGAAACTCCCGAAAATGGAAGGCTTCTTTACGGACGGCTCGCGGACGCTCCTCGACACTATCCCCAGCCCCAACGTTACGGAGTACACCCTGAGATATCCGGGGACTGCGGCGAGGATGGAGTTCCTCCGCGAAATAGGCCTCTTCAGCTTAGAGCCCGTAAAGATAAACGGGGCGAACATCCGTCCGAGAGACGTATTCGCCAAGCTCGCTTATCCGAAGATGGAGCTGGGAAAAGAAGAGAACGAGTTTACCTTCTACTATGTCGAAGTGACCGGCAAAAAAGACGGTAAACGCCTGCAATATCAGTTCAGCCTGTACGACGAGAAAGACAAGGAGACGCTCTATCCGTCGATGTCGAGGACTACCGGCTTCCCCTGCGTCATCGTAGGGAAGCTGATCGCCGAAGGCGTACTCAACAATCCCGGCGTCAACCCGCCGGAGGAGGTCGGGAAAAACGCCAAAGCAGTCGAGATATTCATAGACGAGCTTAAAAAGAGAAACGTTAAAATCCATCAGAACGTTGTAGAATTGTAA
- a CDS encoding saccharopine dehydrogenase family protein, with protein MKSVQIGGGLVGNIIAEDMSRDFDVTVVDLDEKTLEKIKAKNGAVKTAVCSCTDAEKLAGILKEADIVTAGVPGRLGRQMMEAVIKAGKSLCDISFMPEDFEELDGLAKKHNVTVVPDIGVAPGMSNFLVGRGAALLDEVEKAVIYVGGIPEKKIPPFNYQITWSASDVIEEYTRPARYIKDFEPVVIEAMGDLNLEEFPKVGTLETFITDGLRSLVKNVRARNMQERTMRWPGHVEQMRLLRAMGLFDEEKRVLGGNAVSPRDVACDLLFPMWKMDPKAGDRDLTIMRVVVEGYKGRDYVKFTWDLYDRFDEKTWNNSMGRCTGLTCSIFAHAVASGLIKEKGVIAPEKLAASDELYDFVISEQKKRGIDYIESVSAVKNVR; from the coding sequence ATGAAATCTGTACAAATCGGCGGAGGCCTGGTAGGAAATATCATCGCGGAAGACATGAGCAGAGACTTTGACGTCACCGTCGTTGATTTAGACGAAAAAACGTTGGAGAAAATAAAGGCGAAGAACGGCGCGGTGAAGACGGCCGTCTGCTCTTGCACCGACGCCGAAAAGCTCGCCGGCATTCTCAAAGAAGCGGACATCGTCACCGCCGGCGTCCCCGGACGTTTGGGACGCCAGATGATGGAAGCCGTTATAAAGGCGGGAAAGAGTCTCTGCGACATCTCCTTCATGCCAGAGGACTTTGAAGAGCTCGACGGACTGGCCAAAAAGCATAATGTGACGGTAGTGCCCGACATCGGCGTCGCACCAGGCATGTCCAATTTCCTCGTAGGCCGCGGCGCCGCGCTGCTCGACGAAGTAGAGAAGGCGGTCATATACGTGGGCGGCATTCCTGAAAAGAAAATCCCTCCCTTCAACTACCAGATCACTTGGTCCGCCTCCGACGTGATCGAGGAATATACCAGGCCCGCCCGCTATATCAAGGACTTTGAGCCGGTCGTCATAGAGGCCATGGGGGATTTGAATCTCGAGGAATTCCCCAAGGTCGGGACGCTTGAGACCTTCATCACCGACGGACTGCGCTCTCTCGTGAAAAACGTCAGGGCCAGAAATATGCAGGAGCGCACCATGAGGTGGCCGGGGCATGTGGAACAGATGCGTCTGCTGCGCGCTATGGGGCTCTTTGACGAGGAGAAGAGAGTGCTCGGAGGAAACGCGGTATCTCCGCGGGACGTCGCCTGCGACCTCCTCTTCCCCATGTGGAAGATGGACCCGAAGGCCGGCGACCGCGATCTGACGATCATGCGCGTCGTCGTCGAAGGCTACAAGGGGCGCGACTACGTTAAGTTCACGTGGGATCTATACGACAGATTCGACGAGAAAACGTGGAACAATTCAATGGGGCGCTGCACCGGGCTCACCTGCTCGATATTCGCGCACGCCGTCGCCTCCGGCCTGATAAAGGAAAAGGGCGTGATCGCGCCTGAAAAGCTGGCGGCCTCGGACGAACTCTATGACTTTGTGATCTCCGAACAGAAAAAGCGCGGCATAGATTATATCGAAAGCGTAAGCGCTGTGAAAAACGTGCGGTAG